The Propionibacterium freudenreichii subsp. freudenreichii genome contains a region encoding:
- a CDS encoding class I SAM-dependent methyltransferase: MTSAPPADEVPDARLQGHWLLASMGKRVLRPGGLHLTHEMLEAAAPHAGDRIVEFGPGVGLTAAELLAARPAFYVGIEPNTEGRAKLDAVLSGRPARVVTAEASASGLDAGSADLVVGEAMLTMSSPQQRRAIVAEAARVLAAGGRYAIHELALADTAPDPDRRTGRGEVSREISATIKVGATPVKLAVWRALLTDAGFDVVWQGTAPMRLLEPSRLIADEGPIGFARFATNMIRRPEARRRVLAMRNSFRAHKADLSAVAMVAVKRPTQH; encoded by the coding sequence TTGACTTCTGCGCCGCCCGCCGACGAGGTGCCCGATGCGCGCCTGCAGGGCCACTGGCTGCTGGCGTCGATGGGCAAGCGCGTGCTGCGTCCCGGTGGGTTGCACCTGACCCACGAGATGCTCGAGGCCGCCGCCCCCCATGCGGGCGACCGCATCGTGGAGTTCGGGCCCGGCGTGGGACTCACCGCCGCCGAGTTGCTGGCAGCGCGTCCCGCGTTCTATGTGGGCATCGAGCCCAACACCGAGGGTCGCGCGAAGCTTGACGCCGTGCTTTCCGGGCGTCCGGCACGCGTGGTCACCGCGGAGGCCTCCGCGAGCGGCCTGGACGCGGGCTCGGCCGACCTGGTGGTGGGCGAGGCGATGCTCACCATGTCGTCGCCGCAGCAGCGCCGCGCAATCGTCGCCGAGGCTGCCCGCGTGCTGGCTGCTGGGGGACGCTATGCCATCCACGAACTCGCACTGGCCGATACGGCCCCCGACCCCGACCGGCGCACCGGCCGCGGCGAGGTGTCGCGCGAGATCTCGGCCACGATCAAGGTGGGGGCCACGCCGGTGAAGTTGGCCGTGTGGCGGGCACTGCTCACCGACGCCGGCTTCGACGTCGTCTGGCAGGGCACCGCCCCGATGCGCCTACTGGAGCCGAGCCGCCTGATCGCCGACGAGGGGCCGATCGGCTTCGCCCGGTTTGCCACGAACATGATCCGGCGCCCCGAGGCGCGCCGGCGCGTGCTGGCCATGCGCAACAGCTTCCGGGCGCACAAGGCCGACCTGAGCGCGGTCGCCATGGTGGCGGTGAAGAGGCCAACCCAGCACTGA
- a CDS encoding cupin domain-containing protein, translated as MAQQTPVTQAGVFTNLASELPVVPKSTTSRVVLDNDLIRVVEFTFDAGELLTEHASPRAVVVQLLEGTMSFTVDGAESTLHVGDVVYLAPGTPHALVATTACRMSLVMVEAGAHLAGEN; from the coding sequence ATGGCTCAGCAGACCCCCGTGACGCAGGCAGGCGTCTTCACGAACCTCGCCAGCGAATTGCCGGTGGTGCCGAAGAGCACCACCTCGCGCGTGGTGCTCGACAACGACCTGATCCGGGTGGTCGAGTTCACCTTCGACGCCGGCGAGCTGCTCACCGAGCACGCATCCCCCAGGGCCGTGGTGGTGCAGCTGCTCGAGGGCACCATGTCGTTCACCGTGGACGGTGCGGAGAGCACCCTGCACGTCGGCGATGTGGTCTACCTGGCGCCCGGCACCCCGCACGCGCTGGTGGCCACCACCGCCTGCCGCATGAGCCTGGTGATGGTTGAGGCCGGCGCCCACCTGGCGGGTGAGAACTGA
- a CDS encoding ABC-F family ATP-binding cassette domain-containing protein, which translates to MVVDHASFELPDGQPVLSDVSAAFPAGRTGLIGDNGTGKTTLMRLIAGELTPTEGSVHVAGSCSYLPQDVTSAADISVADQLGITAIRQALTRIEAGSVDVHDYDLVGDDWDVDARAVAELAGLGLRADVGWLDRPMSELSGGEAMGVALAATRLVRADVTLLDEPTNNLDAHARAALIGQLAHWPGAVIVVSHDRGLLEAVDAICELSWVGAGASRTQQVTMFGGNFSQFEAQREVQRAAAERELRSADAEVHRARAQMRAEQQRQQQRDRSARRENARGNVSKGERDFLANRAEKNTGGKKLMHNARLHDAEAARAAADAAARQPDVIRIPLPDTAVAPGKQIVQVKVGAGQQLRIDGPERIRVSGDNGTGKSMLLKLITGQVDAVPAGLFAAPVGLQLAPTVSTGVLSQRTDELDRFDTCIDALLDVAAQRTSGEARELLARFLITGDKAFQLPATLSGGERFRVAMARVLFTDPAPQLLVLDEPTNNLDMASVDHLLEALDGYQGALLVVTHDAHLAGGLHFNRSWQLRRTDEGTVIEEQLGG; encoded by the coding sequence GTGGTGGTTGATCACGCCAGCTTCGAGCTGCCCGACGGCCAACCCGTGCTCAGCGATGTCTCCGCCGCGTTCCCTGCCGGCCGCACCGGCCTGATCGGCGACAACGGCACCGGCAAGACCACCCTGATGCGCCTCATTGCCGGAGAACTGACGCCCACCGAGGGCTCGGTGCACGTCGCCGGCAGCTGCTCCTATCTGCCCCAGGACGTCACGAGCGCAGCGGACATCAGCGTGGCCGACCAGCTCGGCATCACCGCCATCCGGCAGGCCCTGACCCGCATCGAGGCCGGCTCGGTGGACGTGCACGACTACGACCTCGTCGGCGACGACTGGGACGTGGACGCCCGCGCGGTCGCCGAGCTCGCCGGACTCGGCCTGAGGGCTGACGTCGGCTGGCTCGACCGGCCCATGTCCGAGCTGTCGGGCGGCGAGGCGATGGGCGTCGCCCTGGCGGCCACCCGGCTGGTCCGGGCCGATGTCACCCTGCTCGACGAGCCCACCAACAACCTTGATGCGCACGCCCGTGCGGCGCTGATCGGGCAGCTGGCGCACTGGCCCGGTGCCGTGATCGTGGTGTCCCACGACCGGGGGCTGTTGGAGGCCGTTGACGCCATCTGTGAGCTGTCGTGGGTGGGTGCGGGTGCGTCGCGTACTCAGCAGGTGACCATGTTCGGCGGCAACTTCAGCCAGTTCGAGGCCCAGCGCGAGGTGCAGCGGGCTGCGGCGGAACGCGAGCTGCGTTCGGCCGACGCCGAGGTGCACCGCGCCCGGGCGCAGATGCGTGCCGAGCAGCAACGCCAGCAGCAACGTGACCGCTCGGCCCGTCGCGAGAACGCTCGCGGCAATGTGTCGAAGGGCGAGCGCGACTTCCTCGCCAACCGTGCCGAGAAGAACACCGGAGGAAAGAAACTCATGCACAATGCCCGACTCCATGACGCCGAAGCGGCCCGCGCGGCGGCCGATGCGGCCGCCCGCCAGCCCGATGTGATCCGCATTCCGCTGCCCGACACCGCCGTCGCGCCCGGCAAGCAGATCGTGCAGGTGAAGGTGGGCGCCGGCCAGCAGTTGCGCATCGACGGACCCGAGCGCATCCGGGTGTCCGGCGACAACGGCACCGGCAAGTCGATGCTGCTCAAGCTGATCACCGGCCAGGTCGACGCGGTTCCCGCAGGCCTGTTCGCGGCGCCGGTGGGCCTGCAGCTGGCGCCGACCGTGTCCACCGGCGTGCTCAGCCAGCGCACCGACGAACTCGACCGCTTCGACACCTGCATCGACGCCCTGCTCGACGTTGCCGCGCAGCGCACGTCCGGGGAGGCCCGGGAACTGTTGGCACGGTTCCTCATCACCGGTGACAAGGCCTTTCAGCTGCCCGCCACATTGTCGGGTGGCGAGCGCTTCCGGGTGGCGATGGCCCGGGTGCTGTTCACCGACCCGGCACCGCAGCTGCTGGTGCTCGACGAGCCCACCAACAACCTCGACATGGCCTCGGTCGACCACCTGCTGGAGGCCCTCGACGGCTACCAGGGAGCGTTGCTCGTGGTGACCCACGATGCCCACCTGGCCGGCGGCCTGCACTTCAACCGCAGCTGGCAGTTGCGACGCACCGACGAGGGCACGGTGATCGAGGAGCAGCTCGGCGGCTGA